The following coding sequences are from one Triticum dicoccoides isolate Atlit2015 ecotype Zavitan chromosome 4A, WEW_v2.0, whole genome shotgun sequence window:
- the LOC119288801 gene encoding GDSL esterase/lipase At4g16230-like has protein sequence MSPSHELQSGMASRFTLLACIGALFAGAAAPVPPATFVFGDSLVDAGNNNYIATLSRANYAPNGIDFDGHQATGRYTNGRTIVDILGQEMGLGGFVLPYMDPNTTGDVLFRGVNYASGGGGILNQTGSIFGGRINLDAQIDNYAKNRRDMMTQHGEVAAVSRLRGALFSVTMGSNDFINNYLVPVLSVPERAVTPPEAFINGMIAKYRQQLIRLYLLDARKIVVVNVGPIGCIPYLRDIMTTGAGACAEFPNQLAQSFNRKLRAVVTELGAGLGGSRFVYADVYRIVSDVIANYKSHGFEVADSACCYVGGRFGGLAPCGPTSSYCADRSKYVFWDAYHPSDAANALIAARILDGDPADISPVNVRQLLFDDA, from the exons ATGAGCCCTTCACACGAGCTGCAATCAGGCATGGCATCCCGTTTTACTCTACTGGCGTGCATCGGCGCGCTGTTTGCCGGCGCTGCCGCCCCTGTTCCGCCGGCAACATTCGTCTTCGGCGACTCGCTCGTCGACGCCGGCAACAATAACTACATCGCCACGCTGTCCCGGGCGAATTATGCCCCCAACGGCATCGATTTCGACGGCCACCAGGCCACCGGCCGGTACACCAACGGCCGGACCATCGTCGACATACTAG GGCAAGAGATGGGGCTGGGAGGGTTTGTGCTGCCCTACATGGACCCAAACACCACCGGCGACGTCCTGTTCAGAGGCGTCAACtacgcgtccggcggcggcggcatactCAACCAGACCGGGAGCATCTTC GGTGGGCGTATAAACCTGGATGCGCAGATTGACAACTACGCCAAGAACCGGCGCGACATGATGACACAGCACGGGGAGGTGGCAGCGGTGAGCCGGCTGAGGGGCGCTCTCTTCTCGGTCACCATGGGCTCCAACGACTTCATCAACAACTACCTCGTCCCCGTCCTGTCCGTGCCGGAGCGCGCCGTGACGCCCCCGGAGGCCTTCATCAACGGCATGATCGCCAAGTACCGGCAGCAGCTCATC AGGCTGTACCTTCTGGACGCCCGTAAGATCGTGGTGGTGAACGTGGGGCCGATCGGCTGCATCCCGTACCTGAGGGACATTATGACGACCGGGGCCGGGGCGTGCGCCGAGTTCCCGAACCAGCTGGCCCAGTCCTTCAACCGCAAGCTGCGCGCCGTGGTGACCGAGCTGGGCGCCGGCCTCGGCGGCTCGCGCTTCGTCTACGCCGACGTCTACCGCATCGTCTCCGACGTCATCGCCAACTACAAGTCGCACG GGTTCGAGGTGGCGGACTCGGCGTGCTGCTACGTGGGCGGGCGGTTCGGCGGGCTGGCGCCCTGCGGGCCCACGTCGAGCTACTGCGCGGACAGGTCCAAGTACGTGTTCTGGGACGCGTACCACCCCAGCGACGCCGCCAACGCGCTCATAGCCGCCCGCATCCTCGACGGCGACCCGGCGGATATCTCCCCTGTCAACGTGCGCCAACTGCTCTTCGACGATGCTTAG